A genomic segment from Rhodohalobacter sp. SW132 encodes:
- a CDS encoding PVC-type heme-binding CxxCH protein has protein sequence MKSPSPYTSLACMLLLLSGVIITSCDSSAQEADTHEREQRLQILFLGDDGGHEPSVRLRDIARPMLDRGIELFYTSDLNDINLENLRKYDAVLHYANYHEPDYPQTDPKIIESLISYVEEGGGYVPVHSASGNFRDSDEFISLLGGAFESHESGTFRTRIAEPDHEIMQGFEGFESWDETYVHQQHNEENRTVLSYRDDEPWTWIRTQGDGRVFYTVWGHDERTWQNEGFHDLLERGIRWAAGEDVQNALENRTISNPFTYDVLDVPFPPPHEERLRYEEEVGTMDRGANNPRYYQKQKPLDPVAAMDRMILQPGYRVELFASEPDIVNPIFMNWDEQGRLWVIESIEYPYPRDFWPDGGGKDRILILEDTNGDGKADEFTVFADSLNIPTSLAFSDGGVIVHQAPQTLFLKDTTGDGKADVREVLFEGWEQWDTHAGPNNLYYGLDNQFWGVLGYAGMDGVIGGEHHEFRMGVYRFLKDGTRLEFLQRTNNNTWGLGFNEQGDAFISTANGNPSTLFTIPQRFYRDLDGLDDSVTDRLASTVRVITLTNLFRQVDWVGAFTSAAGHGVYTARTWPGEYWNRKAFVTEPTVQLVAEMDLIDNGSSYHAEYNRNLIASDDEWFSPIQAEVGPDGHIWVTDWYNYIIQHNAESDRQEPTPGNAYANPLRDRQHGRIYRIVYEENDHTNSINLAGASPGELIETLSHDNLGWRKHAQRLLVERGQTDIVPDLIDLIKDQSIDDADLNPAVIHAMWTLHGLGQLAGSNEEAIDAVVGALSHPSAGVRQNAVQVLPLSPASADAILDGGLLRDNSLQVRLKTLNSLSDMPPSERVGEEIFRVFQDSENIEDRWIREAAAISARIHGGGFIAAASQSGYSADDYQVDEEDPVGSFESIIAFIADEAPAADRDRRSEEPSVEVDIELELGVTPNVLEFDKDELRVQAGQTVRVVFTNTDNMEHNLLFILPGTLADVGELADQMMASPEGRSRAYVPETPDVIAYTPILDPGERYELVFTVPDEPGEYPFVCTIPGHWRIMNGILVVE, from the coding sequence ATGAAATCACCGTCACCATATACAAGTCTGGCTTGCATGCTTCTGCTTCTTTCAGGAGTAATCATTACATCATGTGATTCATCCGCTCAGGAGGCGGATACTCATGAGAGAGAGCAGCGTCTTCAAATCCTTTTTCTGGGAGATGATGGCGGGCACGAACCCAGTGTACGGTTGCGCGACATTGCCAGGCCTATGCTTGACCGCGGTATTGAGTTGTTTTATACCAGTGATTTGAATGATATCAACCTGGAAAACCTGCGAAAGTATGATGCGGTTTTGCATTATGCGAACTACCATGAGCCAGACTACCCGCAAACGGATCCGAAAATCATCGAAAGTTTAATTTCCTATGTGGAAGAAGGGGGCGGTTATGTTCCCGTTCATTCCGCTTCCGGAAATTTTCGGGATTCCGATGAATTCATTTCCTTACTGGGAGGTGCATTTGAAAGCCACGAATCCGGCACATTTCGCACGCGTATTGCCGAACCTGATCACGAAATCATGCAGGGTTTTGAGGGATTTGAAAGCTGGGATGAAACGTATGTTCATCAGCAGCATAATGAAGAAAACCGTACGGTTCTGAGTTACAGGGATGATGAACCCTGGACGTGGATCCGCACGCAGGGTGATGGCAGGGTATTTTATACGGTCTGGGGACACGATGAGAGAACCTGGCAGAATGAAGGATTTCATGATCTTCTCGAACGCGGGATTCGCTGGGCAGCCGGTGAAGATGTACAGAATGCCCTGGAAAATCGAACGATTAGTAACCCATTTACCTATGATGTGCTGGATGTGCCATTCCCTCCCCCGCATGAAGAACGGCTGCGATATGAAGAAGAAGTCGGAACCATGGATCGCGGGGCAAACAATCCACGGTACTATCAAAAACAAAAACCTTTGGACCCGGTGGCGGCTATGGATCGCATGATTTTACAACCGGGATACCGTGTGGAACTATTTGCTTCCGAACCGGATATAGTGAACCCTATTTTTATGAATTGGGATGAACAAGGACGCTTGTGGGTCATCGAATCCATTGAATATCCCTATCCGCGGGATTTTTGGCCGGATGGAGGAGGCAAAGACCGGATCCTGATTCTGGAAGATACCAACGGAGATGGCAAAGCAGATGAATTTACGGTTTTTGCAGACAGCCTGAATATTCCGACCAGCCTTGCATTTTCTGATGGCGGAGTCATTGTCCATCAGGCACCGCAAACCCTGTTTTTAAAAGATACAACCGGGGATGGTAAAGCCGATGTGAGGGAAGTTCTTTTCGAAGGATGGGAGCAGTGGGATACTCATGCAGGACCGAATAACCTGTATTATGGGTTAGATAATCAATTCTGGGGAGTGCTTGGTTACGCCGGTATGGATGGGGTGATTGGCGGTGAGCACCATGAGTTCCGAATGGGGGTGTACCGGTTTTTAAAAGACGGCACCCGGCTGGAGTTTTTACAGCGGACCAACAATAATACTTGGGGTCTGGGCTTCAATGAGCAGGGTGATGCGTTTATTTCCACGGCGAACGGCAACCCGAGTACCCTGTTTACCATTCCCCAGCGTTTTTACAGAGACCTGGACGGATTAGACGATTCAGTTACGGATCGGCTGGCCAGTACGGTTCGCGTAATCACTTTAACGAATCTCTTCCGTCAGGTGGACTGGGTAGGTGCTTTCACTTCTGCTGCCGGCCATGGGGTTTATACAGCCAGAACATGGCCCGGGGAATACTGGAACCGGAAAGCTTTTGTAACCGAACCTACAGTTCAGCTTGTTGCTGAAATGGACTTAATTGACAATGGATCAAGTTATCATGCTGAATACAATCGAAACCTGATCGCCAGTGATGATGAATGGTTCAGTCCAATCCAGGCTGAAGTTGGGCCGGATGGCCATATTTGGGTCACGGACTGGTATAACTATATTATTCAGCATAATGCCGAGAGTGATCGTCAGGAACCAACACCAGGCAACGCATATGCGAATCCACTTCGTGATCGTCAGCATGGACGGATCTACCGAATCGTTTATGAAGAGAATGATCATACAAATTCAATAAACCTGGCTGGAGCAAGTCCCGGCGAACTGATTGAAACACTTTCTCATGATAACCTGGGATGGAGAAAACATGCCCAGCGCCTGCTTGTTGAACGTGGGCAGACTGACATTGTGCCGGATTTAATTGATCTGATTAAAGATCAATCCATTGATGATGCTGATCTCAATCCCGCAGTGATTCATGCGATGTGGACACTTCATGGTCTGGGGCAGCTTGCAGGCAGTAACGAGGAAGCAATTGACGCGGTTGTTGGTGCACTATCACATCCATCAGCCGGGGTTCGACAAAATGCTGTTCAGGTTCTTCCACTGTCACCTGCATCGGCGGATGCGATTCTTGATGGGGGACTTCTGAGAGATAATAGTCTGCAGGTTCGATTGAAAACCTTGAATAGCCTTTCCGACATGCCTCCATCAGAGAGAGTTGGAGAGGAGATATTTCGGGTATTTCAGGACTCCGAAAACATAGAGGATCGATGGATTCGGGAGGCTGCAGCGATATCAGCACGGATACATGGTGGGGGATTTATTGCGGCTGCCAGCCAATCCGGTTACTCGGCAGATGACTATCAGGTTGATGAGGAGGATCCGGTCGGCAGCTTTGAAAGTATCATTGCGTTTATAGCAGACGAAGCCCCGGCAGCTGATAGGGATAGAAGATCTGAAGAACCATCGGTTGAAGTGGATATTGAATTGGAATTGGGAGTTACACCTAATGTGCTGGAGTTTGACAAAGATGAACTCCGGGTACAAGCTGGCCAGACGGTTCGGGTGGTGTTTACCAATACGGATAACATGGAACATAATCTACTGTTTATTCTTCCAGGCACGCTGGCTGATGTGGGGGAACTGGCCGATCAAATGATGGCATCCCCGGAGGGCCGAAGCCGCGCATATGTACCTGAAACACCTGATGTTATTGCCTATACTCCGATACTGGATCCTGGTGAACGTTATGAACTGGTATTTACCGTACCTGACGAGCCCGGAGAATATCCATTTGTTTGTACGATTCCCGGCCACTGGAGGATTATGAATGGGATATTAGTTGTTGAATAA
- a CDS encoding DUF1080 domain-containing protein: MKLRNLFFSLIPLLMMSIMASCSSNDNPPADTNNEWISIWDGETLNNWRASENPDSFEVVDGKIVVDGPRGHLFYEGPVADADFVNFEFRADVYTYPEANSGVFFHTQYQEEGWPQYGYEAQVNATHSDPRKTGSLYAVNDVMDDAPHEDHEWFHYYIKVDGKDITFKVDGETVMEYTEPEDREGTIKLSSGTIALQAHDPDSRIYFRNIEVRILD, translated from the coding sequence ATGAAATTGAGAAATTTATTTTTTAGCCTGATTCCTTTACTGATGATGAGCATCATGGCATCATGTTCCAGTAATGATAATCCGCCAGCAGATACTAATAACGAATGGATTTCCATTTGGGATGGAGAAACATTAAATAACTGGAGAGCCAGTGAAAACCCCGATTCTTTTGAAGTTGTTGATGGAAAGATTGTAGTGGATGGTCCAAGAGGCCATCTCTTTTACGAAGGTCCGGTAGCTGATGCTGATTTCGTGAATTTTGAATTTCGTGCTGATGTCTATACCTATCCTGAAGCAAATTCAGGAGTATTTTTTCATACTCAATATCAGGAAGAAGGATGGCCCCAGTACGGTTATGAAGCCCAGGTCAATGCAACACACAGCGATCCGCGTAAAACCGGTAGTTTATACGCTGTGAATGATGTTATGGATGATGCTCCACACGAGGATCACGAATGGTTTCACTACTATATTAAAGTAGACGGTAAAGATATTACATTTAAAGTTGATGGTGAAACAGTAATGGAATATACTGAGCCTGAAGACCGTGAGGGCACTATAAAACTAAGTAGCGGAACGATTGCATTACAGGCACATGATCCTGACAGCCGGATATATTTCCGAAATATTGAAGTGCGAATATTAGATTAA
- a CDS encoding RagB/SusD family nutrient uptake outer membrane protein, with product MKYSTNSPTLLLVVLISVLAVSCDLFDASNLDETPPHLMTGETMYTDYSGFQAGLNGLYHLARTERSVSTWSHMMTGSMFMLGTDNQATNQFNPGFYLIAQHWGDHNNASHEEIEFAFSWLYQMVNSANTIIQYAERDDIEIDWSGGSFSADENKNIILAEAHALRAWAYRHLTFGWGDVPLALEPSSGATIRTDWTRTPVNEVREQIVADLEFAEQYIPVEPINPGRLTKGAVQHYLAEMALVNDDPETALTWADAVINNSAYQLITERYGVRANQPGVPFMDMHYDGNTNRDEGNTESLWTFQYGYDMTGAGEGISRRYHLTRYWNISIDGVNPFQITHERGGQGYGRGSITKFALELYEQQDDRFSEHAMRTFFVLKDAEANAPFAADRLPPGYAYGDTVRLDWSEDISPTNRTTPNWPYSRKPEGANPGNVLSVNNHNDVYLRLADTYMLKAEAQYLLGNEAGAAETINVIRRRSNASEITASDVDIDFILDERSRELFLEEHRRWTLLRTGKLVERTRAYNNNGGQFITERDELFPIPQSVIDTNLGEDFPQNPGF from the coding sequence ATGAAATATTCAACAAACTCCCCGACACTTTTATTAGTTGTTCTTATTTCAGTTTTGGCTGTTAGCTGCGACCTGTTTGATGCAAGCAACCTAGATGAAACTCCTCCACATTTAATGACCGGCGAAACCATGTATACCGACTATAGTGGATTTCAGGCTGGCTTAAACGGACTATATCATTTGGCACGTACAGAACGCTCAGTATCAACCTGGAGCCACATGATGACAGGTTCCATGTTTATGCTTGGAACAGATAATCAAGCAACAAATCAATTTAATCCTGGTTTTTATTTAATAGCTCAACATTGGGGTGATCATAACAATGCCTCCCACGAAGAAATAGAATTTGCATTCAGCTGGCTATATCAAATGGTAAATAGTGCAAATACAATTATACAATATGCTGAACGCGATGATATTGAAATTGACTGGAGTGGAGGCAGCTTCAGCGCTGATGAGAATAAAAATATTATACTTGCAGAGGCACATGCTCTAAGGGCATGGGCTTACCGGCATTTGACATTCGGGTGGGGCGATGTCCCTTTGGCGCTGGAACCCTCAAGCGGAGCTACCATCCGTACTGATTGGACCCGAACACCTGTGAATGAAGTTCGAGAACAAATAGTGGCTGATTTAGAATTCGCTGAACAGTATATACCTGTAGAACCAATAAATCCGGGGCGATTAACCAAAGGAGCCGTTCAGCATTACCTTGCAGAAATGGCACTTGTAAATGATGATCCGGAAACAGCATTGACATGGGCTGACGCTGTAATAAATAACTCTGCGTACCAACTAATCACTGAAAGGTATGGTGTAAGAGCTAATCAGCCAGGTGTGCCCTTTATGGATATGCACTATGATGGTAATACAAATCGAGATGAAGGTAATACTGAATCACTTTGGACTTTCCAATATGGATACGATATGACCGGAGCAGGTGAGGGAATTTCACGACGATATCATTTAACTAGGTATTGGAATATCTCAATTGATGGGGTAAACCCTTTTCAAATTACGCATGAAAGAGGCGGGCAAGGTTACGGAAGAGGATCCATAACGAAGTTTGCACTTGAGTTATATGAACAGCAGGACGATCGATTTTCAGAACATGCTATGAGAACATTTTTTGTTCTTAAAGATGCCGAAGCAAATGCTCCTTTTGCGGCAGATAGATTACCTCCAGGATATGCTTATGGTGATACCGTACGTCTTGATTGGAGTGAAGATATTTCTCCAACAAACAGGACAACTCCAAATTGGCCATATTCCAGAAAACCCGAAGGTGCAAATCCGGGGAATGTATTGAGTGTGAATAACCATAATGATGTCTACCTGCGATTAGCTGACACATATATGTTGAAAGCCGAAGCACAATATTTACTTGGGAATGAAGCAGGTGCAGCCGAAACGATAAATGTAATCAGAAGAAGATCGAATGCAAGTGAAATTACCGCATCTGATGTTGACATAGATTTCATTTTAGATGAACGGTCACGGGAACTATTTTTAGAAGAACACAGAAGATGGACCTTATTGAGAACAGGGAAACTGGTTGAAAGAACCAGGGCTTACAATAACAATGGCGGCCAATTTATCACAGAAAGAGATGAATTATTTCCAATTCCACAATCTGTTATAGACACAAATTTAGGTGAAGACTTTCCTCAAAATCCTGGATTTTAA
- a CDS encoding phosphoenolpyruvate hydrolase family protein: MPFIPYKECLQRLNEQVKQNKPIIGAGAGTGISAKFAEKGGVDIIIIYNSGRYRMAGRGSAAGILAYGDANEIVVDMAREVLPVVKDTPVLAGVCGTDPFRLMPVFLKQLKKMGFDGVQNFPTVGVIDGNFRQILEETGMSFDLEVEMIRQAHELEMLTCPYAFDVEQAEKMTHAGADVLVTHMNTTVKGSIGVSEGVAPTLEEAAERIQAMHDAAKAIRDDIIVLCHGGPIAEPEDAQYIFEHTEGVAGFFGASSVERLATERAIEAQARSFKDLTINL; the protein is encoded by the coding sequence ATGCCATTTATACCATACAAAGAATGTCTACAGCGACTGAATGAGCAAGTTAAACAAAACAAGCCGATTATAGGAGCAGGAGCCGGGACAGGAATTTCTGCAAAGTTTGCTGAAAAAGGGGGAGTGGATATCATCATTATTTATAACTCCGGACGATATCGAATGGCTGGAAGGGGAAGTGCGGCCGGAATTCTGGCCTACGGGGATGCGAATGAAATTGTGGTGGATATGGCCCGGGAAGTACTACCGGTGGTAAAGGATACACCCGTCCTTGCCGGAGTTTGCGGAACTGACCCTTTCAGGCTGATGCCTGTTTTTTTGAAGCAACTGAAGAAGATGGGATTTGATGGAGTACAAAATTTTCCAACGGTTGGTGTCATTGATGGAAATTTCCGTCAGATTTTGGAAGAGACGGGAATGAGTTTTGATTTAGAAGTGGAAATGATCCGCCAGGCCCATGAGCTTGAAATGCTGACGTGTCCGTACGCCTTTGACGTTGAACAGGCTGAAAAAATGACCCATGCCGGAGCGGATGTCCTGGTCACCCATATGAATACCACGGTAAAGGGATCCATTGGGGTGAGTGAAGGCGTAGCCCCCACGCTCGAGGAAGCAGCCGAACGAATCCAGGCGATGCACGATGCGGCCAAAGCGATCCGGGATGATATTATCGTTCTGTGTCACGGAGGCCCGATTGCCGAACCCGAGGATGCTCAGTACATCTTTGAGCATACGGAAGGTGTTGCAGGCTTTTTCGGTGCTTCAAGCGTGGAACGGCTGGCCACCGAACGTGCTATCGAGGCACAGGCAAGGTCATTTAAAGATTTAACTATAAATTTATAA
- a CDS encoding alkaline phosphatase, giving the protein MSNKQTRREFFKVGALSTLLVGSGIAFAGGCDVIRQRGKTKNVIFLVSDGMSAGTLQMADTYLRRAEGRPSAWIRLLEENVVKRGLMDMASADRIVTDSAAAAASWGCGHRVNNGALNIGPDGTHHDPILPIFRDAGKATGLVTTTEITHATPAGFAANVEHRSQGEDIAVQYYERGIDLLLGGAHNHLSGETRDDGRDLYTEFENAGYNISRNKSELMNGNSTEGKQLGIFANGHLPYTLDQVNTPDLIESVPTLAEMTDVAIQNLSGNSNGFILQVEGGRVDHAAHGNDVGGMLFDQIAFDDAIEVAMNFAQERDDTMVIITTDHGNANPGFSSAPDSQFDNLQKFRHSNSWIGRELNENSTVSEIRERIEYATGYEAPREVAEDFLASMKGEFRATYGRMSGQSAVLGQVIANYTDVNWVGGSHTADYVELASFGPGSEALNGFVINTQLFDVITQAAGVLEPA; this is encoded by the coding sequence ATGAGTAATAAGCAAACCAGACGCGAATTTTTTAAAGTCGGCGCCTTATCAACCCTGTTAGTTGGATCAGGAATTGCCTTCGCCGGTGGATGTGATGTCATTCGCCAAAGAGGGAAAACCAAAAATGTGATCTTTTTGGTCTCAGATGGAATGAGTGCCGGTACCTTGCAAATGGCTGATACCTACCTGCGCCGCGCCGAAGGCCGGCCCTCTGCATGGATCCGTCTGCTTGAAGAAAATGTGGTAAAACGCGGGTTGATGGATATGGCATCGGCCGACCGGATTGTAACGGATTCGGCTGCGGCCGCTGCCTCCTGGGGATGCGGCCACCGGGTAAATAACGGTGCGCTAAACATTGGTCCGGACGGCACCCATCATGATCCGATTCTGCCGATTTTTCGGGATGCAGGCAAAGCCACTGGCCTGGTTACAACCACCGAAATCACCCATGCAACTCCCGCGGGTTTTGCTGCCAACGTGGAGCATCGAAGCCAGGGCGAAGACATCGCTGTTCAATATTACGAGCGCGGGATAGACTTGCTGCTTGGCGGTGCCCACAATCATCTTTCCGGTGAAACACGTGATGATGGCCGCGACCTCTACACTGAATTCGAAAACGCCGGGTACAACATCTCCCGCAATAAAAGTGAACTGATGAACGGCAATTCCACCGAGGGTAAACAACTCGGAATTTTTGCAAACGGACACCTGCCCTATACCCTTGATCAGGTAAACACACCTGACCTGATTGAAAGTGTGCCAACTCTTGCTGAAATGACCGATGTTGCCATTCAGAATCTTTCAGGAAACTCCAATGGGTTTATACTGCAGGTGGAAGGCGGTCGGGTGGATCATGCGGCTCATGGAAACGATGTTGGTGGAATGTTGTTCGACCAGATTGCCTTCGACGACGCCATTGAGGTTGCAATGAACTTTGCGCAGGAACGCGACGATACCATGGTGATTATCACAACCGACCATGGCAACGCCAACCCTGGGTTTAGCAGTGCACCCGATTCGCAGTTTGATAATCTCCAGAAGTTTCGGCACTCCAACTCCTGGATAGGAAGGGAACTGAATGAAAACAGTACTGTTTCCGAAATTCGTGAGCGAATTGAGTATGCCACTGGTTATGAAGCACCGCGCGAGGTAGCCGAAGATTTCCTGGCCTCGATGAAAGGGGAGTTTCGGGCTACCTATGGCAGAATGAGCGGACAATCGGCAGTACTGGGACAGGTGATTGCCAATTACACCGATGTAAACTGGGTGGGCGGTTCCCATACGGCTGATTATGTGGAACTGGCTTCATTCGGCCCAGGCAGTGAAGCACTCAATGGGTTTGTGATCAATACCCAATTATTCGATGTAATTACCCAGGCGGCAGGTGTTCTGGAACCGGCTTGA
- a CDS encoding Tm-1-like ATP-binding domain-containing protein, translating into MKKTILLIGSFDTKGEEFVFVRDLIETRGVSTLLLDTSVLDEPLFTPDITAGQVARAGGSSLTQLRKEADRGKAVDVMMAGVQNLVPGLYEDGRFDGVLSLGGGTGTHVATAAMRTLPAGVPKLMVSTQASSDLSSFVGVKDITMMYSIVDIAGLNLLSRRILGNAAGAICGMVEQQIPAVEEKPMIAATMFGVTTPCVTNVRKKLEESGFEVVVFHATGSGGRAMEALIRDGYFVGVADLTTTEWCDEVAGGVLSAGPDRLEAAAETGIPQVVSCGALDMVNFHAMDSVPKKFKKRNLYKHNPTVTLMRTSPDECAKIGKRIAEKLNQAKGPVVLMLPLKGISSLDQKGKPFFDPEANKSLFDSLRKHIHSSVRLLELDLHINDTAFAEKAGDVLTEMLKNNDRQK; encoded by the coding sequence TTGAAAAAAACCATTCTTCTTATTGGCTCTTTTGATACGAAAGGAGAAGAATTTGTATTTGTTCGGGATTTGATCGAAACCCGCGGTGTAAGCACATTGTTGCTCGATACCAGTGTGCTGGATGAACCATTATTCACTCCGGACATCACAGCAGGGCAAGTTGCCCGGGCAGGCGGCAGCAGCCTTACGCAGCTGCGGAAAGAAGCTGATCGTGGCAAAGCTGTTGATGTGATGATGGCAGGGGTGCAAAATCTGGTGCCCGGGTTATACGAAGATGGACGTTTTGATGGAGTGTTAAGTCTTGGCGGAGGTACCGGTACTCATGTTGCTACAGCAGCGATGAGAACACTGCCGGCAGGTGTCCCGAAGCTGATGGTATCAACGCAAGCATCCTCTGATTTAAGCTCATTTGTAGGTGTGAAAGATATTACCATGATGTACTCTATTGTGGATATTGCCGGGCTGAACTTATTATCCCGGAGAATCCTGGGGAATGCCGCAGGTGCAATCTGTGGAATGGTGGAACAGCAAATACCGGCAGTTGAAGAAAAACCTATGATTGCCGCTACAATGTTTGGTGTAACCACTCCCTGTGTGACAAATGTTCGAAAAAAACTTGAAGAATCAGGTTTTGAGGTAGTGGTTTTTCATGCTACAGGCAGTGGGGGCCGGGCAATGGAGGCTCTTATCCGTGATGGATATTTTGTTGGAGTGGCTGATCTTACTACGACGGAATGGTGCGATGAAGTTGCGGGTGGAGTTTTATCAGCCGGCCCGGATCGCCTTGAAGCAGCTGCTGAAACCGGAATACCGCAGGTCGTTTCTTGTGGTGCGCTGGATATGGTTAATTTTCATGCCATGGATTCGGTACCAAAAAAATTCAAAAAAAGGAATTTGTACAAGCATAATCCAACCGTAACTTTGATGCGAACTTCTCCGGATGAATGTGCAAAAATCGGGAAAAGGATTGCTGAAAAACTAAACCAGGCAAAAGGACCGGTTGTATTAATGCTTCCTTTAAAGGGAATAAGCAGCCTTGATCAAAAAGGCAAACCGTTTTTTGATCCGGAAGCCAACAAATCACTATTCGATTCTCTTCGCAAACACATACATTCATCAGTACGCCTGCTCGAACTGGATCTGCACATCAACGACACTGCATTTGCAGAAAAAGCGGGTGACGTATTAACAGAAATGTTGAAAAATAACGATAGACAGAAATAA
- a CDS encoding cupin domain-containing protein: protein MAKKEGQFFTKEKTKVETLERGIHHWFSRPDITESDDLIVVKVDLEPGGGHPFHIHPTMDEVIYIISGQAEQWLEKDVKNLGPGEAVYIPKKMVHATFNSGKEALSFLAILSPAADLEGSMVYVDKEEPWKSLKKSAN from the coding sequence ATGGCAAAAAAAGAAGGTCAATTTTTTACAAAGGAAAAAACAAAAGTGGAAACCCTTGAGCGGGGAATTCATCACTGGTTTTCACGGCCTGATATTACGGAAAGTGACGACCTGATCGTAGTTAAGGTGGATCTGGAACCGGGCGGCGGGCATCCGTTTCATATTCACCCTACAATGGATGAAGTAATTTATATTATTTCCGGACAAGCCGAACAGTGGCTGGAAAAAGATGTTAAGAACCTGGGTCCGGGTGAAGCGGTCTATATCCCAAAAAAAATGGTACATGCCACGTTTAACAGCGGGAAGGAAGCGCTTTCTTTTTTGGCGATCCTGTCACCTGCAGCAGATCTTGAGGGATCAATGGTATATGTTGATAAGGAGGAACCCTGGAAGAGTTTAAAGAAATCGGCTAATTAG